A section of the Triticum dicoccoides isolate Atlit2015 ecotype Zavitan chromosome 7A, WEW_v2.0, whole genome shotgun sequence genome encodes:
- the LOC119332555 gene encoding putative cyclin-dependent kinase F-2, with the protein MAFTCKRPAASLDGHASQPGAMCRKRRRVIGTTYDYDQESCLGRGKFGAVVKARCRATGQVVAIKSLHDPADPREVLREARFLEACGGHPHIVGFRGVTLDYVTDELCLVMDYVEGKSLKLLLSERSGGLPEATVCTFMWQLLTAAKKMHRCHVVHRDINPANILVGGEEAGRGFVKICDLGVAMSMSEAPPYEEEAGMGEYRAPEMLLGKEDYDALVDTWSLGCVMAEMLTGERIFRAAEFISLFQRIFEVVGVPDDTTWPGFTSLPHAAPPPLVPGQQSTLRDLFPEEVLSAEGFQVLNGLLTCNPDKRLTATAALKLPWFATAAANARPSAPTAAAAAAKIDTMALSIKEEVVEFAPLMPPRKRVTAKKTLIRKKAPLIVPPAT; encoded by the coding sequence ATGGCGTTCACCTGCAAGCGACCCGCCGCGTCCCTCGACGGCCACGCCAGCCAGCCGGGCGCGATGTGCCGGAAGAGGAGGCGCGTCATCGGGACCACCTATGACTACGACCAGGAGTCGTGCCTCGGCAGAGGCAAGTTCGGCGCCGTCGTCAAGGCGCGGTGCCGCGCGACCGGCCAAGTCGTCGCCATCAAGTCCCTCCACGACCCCGCCGACCCCCGCGAGGTGCTGCGGGAGGCCCGCTTCCTCGAGGCGTGCGGCGGCCACCCGCACATCGTCGGCTTCCGCGGCGTCACGCTCGACTACGTAACCGACGAGCTCTGCCTCGTCATGGACTACGTCGAGGGCAAGAGCCTCAAACTTCTCCTGAGCGAGAGGAGCGGCGGGCTCCCGGAGGCCACGGTGTGCACCTTCATGTGGCAACTCCTCACGGCCGCCAAGAAGATGCACCGGTGCCACGTCGTCCACCGCGACATCAATCCTGCTAACATCCTCGTCGGAGGGGAAGAAGCCGGAAGAGGGTTCGTCAAGATCTGCGACCTCGGCGTCGCCATGTCCATGTCGGAGGCGCCGCCgtacgaggaggaggctggcatgggGGAGTACCGGGCGCCCGAGATGCTGCTGGGAAAAGAGGACTACGACGCGCTCGTCGACACGTGGTCTCTCGGGTGCGTCATGGCAGAGATGCTCACTGGCGAGAGGATTTTCCGAGCCGCCGAATTCATCTCTCTCTTCCAAAGGATCTTCGAAGTGGTGGGCGTGCCAGACGACACGACGTGGCCGGGGTTCACGTCGCTGccgcacgccgccccgccgccgctggtgccgggGCAGCAGAGCACGCTGCGAGATCTGTTCCCGGAGGAGGTGCTGTCCGCGGAGGGATTCCAGGTCCTCAACGGCCTTCTTACATGCAACCCCGACAAACGGCTGACGGCGACCGCCGCGCTGAAGCTCCCGTGGTTCGCCACCGCTGCTGCAAACGCCCGCCCTTCTgctccgactgctgctgctgctgctgccaagaTCGACACGATGGCGCTGTCCAtaaaggaggaggtggtggagttcGCTCCGTTGATGCCTCCTAGAAAGAGAGTCACGGCCAAGAAGACGTTGATCAGGAAGAAGGCGCCGCTGATCGTTCCACCGGCCACATAA